One part of the Ziziphus jujuba cultivar Dongzao chromosome 2, ASM3175591v1 genome encodes these proteins:
- the LOC107419186 gene encoding lignin-forming anionic peroxidase: MSLIRIALSSKTTISSFASHAGCLASVLFLFLLLQSTTSRAQLSYTFYDTTCPNALATIRASIRPAVSQERRMAASLIRLHFHDCFVQGCDASILLEESSPIRSEQSALVNSGARGYHVIEAEKSEVEKLCPGVVSCADILSVAARDASVAVGGPSWTVKLGRRDSTTASFDGAESDLPGFGASLETLISAFAAKGLSARDMAALSGSHTIGQAQCATFRDRIIANGSDIDAGFAATRRRRCTMADADRGNLAPLDLVTPNSFDNNYFKNLVQKKGLLHSDQVLFNGGSTDSIVSEYSRNPSAFSTDFASAMVKMGDIEPLTGSAGQIRRICSAVD, from the exons ATGTCTTTGATCAGAATAGCTTTGTCCTCTAAAACCACTATTTCTTCTTTTGCCTCACATGCAGGTTGTTTGGCTTCtgttttgttcttgtttttgctTCTTCAAAGCACGACCTCTAGAGCCCAACTATCTTATACATTTTATGATACAACCTGCCCAAATGCTCTGGCTACTATCCGAGCTTCCATTAGACCAGCAGTTTCCCAAGAACGTCGAATGGCAGCTTCTCTCATTCGCCTTCATTTCCACGATTGCTTCGTTCAG GGTTGTGATGCATCAATATTACTTGAAGAATCTTCTCCCATCAGAAGTGAACAAAGTGCATTAGTTAATAGTGGTGCAAGAGGTTATCATGTTATAGAAGCTGAAAAATCTGAGGTTGAGAAACTATGCCCCGGAGTCGTATCTTGCGCTGACATCCTTTCTGTTGCAGCAAGAGATGCATCAGTTGCT GTGGGTGGACCTTCTTGGACGGTGAAGCTTGGAAGAAGAGATTCTACAACAGCAAGCTTTGACGGAGCTGAGAGTGATCTTCCTGGTTTCGGAGCTAGCCTCGAGACTCTTATATCTGCATTTGCCGCTAAAGGTCTTAGTGCAAGGGACATGGCTGCACTGTCGGGTTCACATACAATTGGACAAGCTCAATGTGCCACTTTCCGCGACAGAATTATCGCCAACGGCAGCGACATCGATGCTGGATTTGCTGCCACTCGCCGACGCCGTTGTACTATGGCTGACGCCGATAGAGGAAACTTGGCACCGCTTGACTTGGTGACACCGAATTCGTTTGATAATAATTACTTCAAGAACTTGGTTCAGAAGAAAGGTCTTCTCCATTCTGATCAAGTTCTGTTCAATGGAGGATCAACGGATAGCATTGTATCTGAGTATAGCAGGAACCCCTCAGCTTTCTCGACTGACTTTGCATCTGCCATGGTTAAAATGGGAGATATTGAGCCCCTTACTGGTTCAGCTGGGCAGATCAGAAGGATTTGCAGCGCTGTCGATTAA
- the LOC107419192 gene encoding NEP1-interacting protein-like 2 isoform X1, with protein sequence MDIGGGFEGCGIVKRVARLIVSVITGTVILLFALAGCFTGAIAGAFAGKASDSGVLRGAGLGAVAGAVLSVEIFEASRAYLFLDRSGSRTSSSMADFTEELLRGRFVDEHFTPAMLTNAHWQVSFTNISYDDIHDVYGGVVSRGLSVDVLNKLPSHQILEESDAAQSICCTICLQDLEVGEIARCLPRCNHSFHLACVDKWLVRHGSCPLCRQYV encoded by the exons ATGGATATCGGTGGTGGTTTTGAAGGGTGTGGAATTGTCAAACGTGTTGCACGCTTGATTGTCTCCGTCATTACTGGCACTGTGATTCTTCTCTTTGCTCTCG CTGGATGTTTTACCGGAGCTATTGCTGGTGCTTTTGCTGGTAAGGCTTCCGATAGTGGTGTTCTCCGGGGAGCTGGACTGGGTGCTGTTGCTGGGGCTGTACTTTCTGTTGAGATTTTTGAGGCTTCCCGAGCTTACTTGTTTCTGGATCGATCTGGCTCACGAACCTCATCATCCATG GCGGATTTTACAGAGGAGCTTCTACGTGGGAGGTTTGTAGACGAACACTTTACACCAGCAATGCTAACTAATGCCCATTGGCAG GTTAGCTTTACCAATATTAGTTATGACGACATTCATGATGTTTACGGGGGAGTTGTATCTAGAGGGTTGTCAGTGGATGTGTTGAACAAACTGCCAAGTCATCAGATTTTGGAAGAAAGTGATGCGGCTCAGAGTATCTGCTGTACAATATGTTTGCAG GACCTAGAAGTAGGAGAGATTGCAAGGTGCTTGCCACGGTGTAACCATTCATTTCACTTGGCATGTGTGGATAAGTGGCTAGTAAGACATGGTTCATGTCCTTTATGCAGACAGTATGTGTAG
- the LOC107419199 gene encoding putative pentatricopeptide repeat-containing protein At1g74400, with amino-acid sequence MRFLRKFHLVQNKVAKLFASYHLHKTIHHAHLKPPKANQMLKSYIKSNCTGKAILLFRELVRNSLSTIDSYSLLFVLKACTQKSSLLVGKQLHAFLIKFGFESVIHLQTSLINMYSAVCNLVDAHLMFDQIPNRNIVCWTALISAYVDNQKPNKALQLFRRMQMDNLKPDQVTVTVALSACADLGAREMGGRIHSYVRLSDQLNTDLCLKNALINMYAKCGDIGAARGLFDTVQEKDITSWTSMIVGHALHGQAEEALKLFAEMKETRKKQKKSYNDHGSSLIVPNDVTFIGVLMACSHAGLVEEGQRHFRSMTEDYGIKPRDSHFGCMVDLFCRAGLLEEAYDFILKMPVRANAVVWRTLLGACSLNGNIELGAQVRSRLLELEPGHVGDSVALSNLYASKGMWDRKKIVRDQIKQRRSPGCSSIEVGNSITEFVTSDDDHTLRTEIYEILKHLIISMKAYGYSPQISSLNEG; translated from the coding sequence ATGAGATTCCTCAGAAAGTTCCATTTGGTCCAAAATAAGGTAGCAAAGTTATTTGCCtcatatcatctacataaaaCCATACACCATGCCCACCTTAAGCCACCCAAAGCAAACCAAATGCTTAAGAGTTATATTAAATCCAATTGCACTGGCAAAGCCATATTGCTTTTTAGAGAGTTGGTGAGAAACAGTCTTTCTACAATAGATAGCTATTCTCTCTTGTTTGTCCTCAAAGCTTGCACCCAGAAATCTTCTTTACTTGTAGGAAAACAATTGCAtgcttttttgataaaatttgggTTTGAATCTGTTATTCACCTCCAAACATCTCTTATAAATATGTACTCTGCAGTTTGTAATCTTGTTGATGCACACCTAATGTTTGATCAAATACCAAATAGAAATATAGTCTGCTGGACTGCCTTGATTTCTGCTTATGTTGATAACCAGAAGCCTAATAAAGCTCTTCAGCTATTTAGACGGATGCAAATGGACAATCTTAAACCCGATCAAGTTACAGTCACTGTTGCTCTCTCTGCCTGTGCTGATCTTGGAGCACGGGAAATGGGAGGAAGGATTCACAGTTATGTTCGTCTTAGTGATCAACTTAACACGGATCTATGCTTGAAGAATGCTCTTATTAACATGTATGCAAAGTGTGGGGACATTGGAGCTGCTAGGGGATTGTTTGATACAGTGCAGGAAAAGGATATTACAAGTTGGACATCGATGATTGTGGGTCATGCATTGCATGGACAAGCAGAAGAAGCTCTCAAGCTTTTTGCGGaaatgaaagaaacaagaaaaaaacaaaaaaagagttaTAATGATCATGGAAGTTCTTTGATAGTCCCCAATGATGTTACTTTTATAGGAGTTTTAATGGCTTGCAGCCATGCAGGGTTGGTGGAAGAAGGGCAAAGGCATTTTAGAAGCATGACAGAGGATTATGGTATAAAGCCTAGAGATTCACACTTTGGCTGCATGGTGGATCTCTTCTGCAGAGCTGGACTCCTAGAAGAAGCTTATGACTTCATTCTCAAAATGCCAGTTCGGGCAAATGCCGTGGTGTGGCGGACACTGCTAGGAGCATGTAGCCTGAATGGAAACATTGAACTTGGTGCACAAGTGAGAAGCAGATTGCTTGAGCTGGAACCTGGCCATGTTGGAGATAGTGTTGCTTTGTCCAACTTGTATGCCTCAAAAGGGATGTGGGACAGGAAGAAAATTGTAAGAGATCAGATAAAGCAAAGAAGGTCTCCTGGTTGCAGTTCAATTGAAGTTGGAAATTCCATTACTGAATTTGTTACTTCAGATGATGATCATACTTTGAGGACTGAAATATATGAGATTCTCAAGCACTTGATTATCAGCATGAAAGCTTATGGATATTCTCCACAGATTTCAAGCCTAAATGAGGGTTAA
- the LOC107419193 gene encoding pentatricopeptide repeat-containing protein At5g61400 encodes MLKLLPPKHIPFCSRNSPTLSKPVSSSSSNDLTNTILNCETPRQALESFNFAINQIGPRTNPQLYSAIVHFLVGAKLYCKARYLLKDLILELQKFCKPRRACHLTFNALSRLESSRFTPNVFGSLIIALSEMGLVDEGLWVYHKIGALPAIQACNALLGGLVEVARFDSMWELYREMGSRGFSPNVVSYGVLIDCCCKKGDVLHARELFDEMGERGIYPTVVIYTTLIHGLCSKSKMVEAESMFEAMREAGVLPNLYTYNSLIDGYCKLANIKQALALYRNMLDDGVRPNVVTFGILVDGLCKVGELTTARNFFASMAKFGVRPNIFVSNCLIDGHCKAEKLYEAMEFYLEMEKHGIPPDVFTYNILIKGLCVVGRVEEANGLLLKMNEEGVIANSVTYNSLIDGYCKEGNLEKALEVCSQMTENGVEPNVITFSTLIDGYCKTGNMNAAMGMYSEMVIKGLLPDVVAFTALIDGHCKNNNMKEALRLQKEMLEVGLTPNLLTVSCLIDGLFKDGRTSDAIKLFLEKTRSNPLISEGSKSDCCFCSPDHVLYTAVIQGLCKDGQIFKATKFFSDMRCYGLRPDVLTYIVILKGQFQAKHKLNVMLLHADMIKIGIMPNAVLDLILTRGYRANVELKSFLRCSND; translated from the coding sequence ATGTTGAAGCTCTTGCCGCCAAAACACATACCCTTCTGCTCCAGGAACTCACCCACCTTATCAAAAccagtttcttcttcttcttcaaatgaTTTGACAAATACTATACTCAACTGCGAAACCCCAAGGCAAGCCCTCGAGTCCTTCAATTTCGCAATTAACCAAATTGGACCCAGAACAAATCCCCAGCTTTATTCAGCGATCGTTCATTTCTTAGTGGGGGCTAAGCTGTACTGTAAAGCACGGTACTTGCTGAAAGACCTCATCCTTGAGCTCCAAAAGTTCTGCAAACCCCGTCGTGCTTGTCACCTGACATTCAATGCCCTTAGCCGCTTAGAGAGCTCGAGATTCACTCCCAACGTGTTTGGAAGTTTGATCATTGCTTTATCTGAGATGGGTCTGGTCGACGAAGGCTTGTGGGTGTACCACAAGATCGGAGCTTTGCCCGCGATTCAGGCTTGCAATGCTCTATTGGGTGGGTTGGTCGAGGTGGCTCGGTTTGATTCAATGTGGGAGCTTTACAGGGAAATGGGTTCTCGCGGATTTTCTCCAAATGTGGTAAGCTATGGTGTGTTGATTGATTGCTGTTGCAAGAAAGGTGATGTTTTGCATGCCCGTGAGTTGTTTGATGAAATGGGTGAGAGAGGGATTTATCCGACGGTTGTAATCTATACAACTCTTATTCATGGATTATGCAGTAAGAGTAAAATGGTGGAAGCAGAAAGTATGTTTGAGGCAATGCGGGAAGCCGGTGTGCTGCCCAATTTGTATACTTACAATTCTTTGATTGATGGGTATTGCAAATTGGCCAATATCAAACAAGCCCTTGCCTTATACCGCAATATGCTAGATGATGGAGTGCGGCCAAACGTTGTAACATTTGGTATACTAGTTGATGGACTGTGCAAAGTAGGTGAACTTACAACTGCGAGGAACTTTTTTGCATCTATGGCCAAGTTTGGTGTTCGTCCTAATATATTTGTgtctaattgtttgattgatGGACACTGTAAGGCAGAAAAGTTGTATGAGGCAATGGAATTTTATTTGGAGATGGAGAAGCATGGAATTCCACCAGATGTTTTCACTTACAACATACTGATTAAGGGGCTCTGTGTTGTGGGTAGAGTTGAAGAAGCAAATGGCTTGTTGCTAAAAATGAACGAAGAAGGTGTGATTGCAAATTCTGTGACATATAATTCGTTGATTGATGGGTACTGTAAAGAAGGCAATTTAGAGAAGGCTCTAGAGGTGTGTTCTCAAATGACGGAAAATGGTGTAGAACCCAATGTAATTACCTTCTCTACATTGATTGATGGTTATTGCAAGACAGGGAACATGAACGCTGCGATGGGTATGTACTCAGAAATGGTAATTAAGGGCCTTTTGCCTGATGTGGTAGCTTTTACTGCTTTGATTGACGGgcattgtaaaaataataacatgaaagAGGCTCTAAGGCTGCAGAAAGAGATGCTAGAGGTAGGCCTCACCCCCAATCTTTTAACCGTTAGTTGCTTAATAGATGGGCTCTTTAAGGATGGAAGAACTTCTGATGCAATCAAACTTTTCTTGGAGAAAACTAGATCAAACCCTTTAATTAGTGAAGGCAGCAAAAGTGATTGTTGCTTTTGCTCCCCAGATCATGTGCTGTATACAGCAGTAATTCAAGGTTTGTGCAAAGATGGCCAGATTTTCAAGGCAACTAAGTTTTTCTCGGACATGAGATGCTATGGTTTAAGACCAGATGTCCTCACTTACATTGTCATTCTAAAGGGGCAATTCCAAGCCAAGCATAAACTTAATGTGATGCTGCTGCATGCAGATATGATAAAGATAGGTATCATGCCAAATGCAGTTCTAGATTTGATCTTAACTCGGGGTTATAGAGCAAATGTAGAGTTAAAATCATTCCTCAGGTGTTCCAATGATTAG
- the LOC107419195 gene encoding pentatricopeptide repeat-containing protein At5g66520, translated as MLVEKAIPANPTGSRALQQHLFSLLQSCNSIRKLAQIHTQIVINGFSQKSYILVKLLSFYAVSGYLQNVSNLIQNIENPSTTVWNQIIRGHARSSTPHKSVEFFNRMVETEVEPDEFTYSFLISACARCGLLREGEQVHGRVLVNGYCSNMFVQTNLINLYAMAGVDSSIIYARRVFDEMGQRNVVSWNSLLAGYFRCGDVDNARRVFDEMQERNVVSWTTMIAGCAKSGRSKQALTLFCQMRRAADVKFDQVTLVVVLSACAELGNLQLGRWIHQYIEEKLRIRTQPLLVFLYNALIHMYASCGVIDEAYKIFKDMPERSTVSWTSIITGFAKQGRGEKALRVFQLMLSSGARPDEITFVGALCACSHAGFVNEGRHIFKSMTQTWGINPRIEHYGCMVDLLSRAGFLDEAYRLIETMPIKPNYAVWGALLGGCRLHKNSELASKVSQKLTAELHPDQAAGYLVLLSHVFADAKKWLDVAAVRHKMVEMGVRKPPGRSWVQINGVIHDFVAGDSTHKHAPMIYKMLGVITWQTQCEGYKPEKSYALSYVED; from the coding sequence ATGTTGGTTGAGAAGGCCATTCCCGCCAACCCAACAGGCTCCAGAGCTCTTCAACAGCACCTCTTCTCTCTATTACAGAGCTGCAATTCCATCAGAAAGCTTGCCCAAATTCATACCCAGATAGTCATTAATGGATTTTCCCAGAAAAGTTATATTCTTGTTAAGCTACTCTCGTTCTATGCCGTTTCTGGTTATCTCCAAAATGTATCTAATCTAATTCAGAATATTGAAAACCCAAGTACTACCGTTTGGAACCAGATTATTAGAGGCCATGCTCGAAGCTCAACGCCGCATAAATCGGTTGAATTCTTCAACCGGATGGTAGAGACAGAGGTCGAGCCCGATGAGTTCACGTATTCGTTTCTTATCAGTGCTTGCGCGAGGTGTGGATTGTTGAGAGAAGGTGAACAGGTTCATGGGAGAGTTTTGGTGAATGGGTATTGCTCTAATATGTTTGTTCAAACgaatttgattaatttgtaTGCCATGGCTGGAGTCGATAGCAGTATTATTTATGCACGTCGGGTATTTGATGAAATGGGTCAAAGGAATGTTGTTAGCTGGAATTCATTGCTTGCGGGTTATtttaggtgtggagatgttgaCAATGCACGACGAGTTTTTGATGAGATGCAGGAGAGGAATGTTGTATCGTGGACAACTATGATTGCGGGGTGTGCTAAAAGCGGGAGGAGTAAGCAAGCTTTGACTCTGTTTTGTCAGATGAGAAGGGCAGCCGATGTTAAATTCGATCAGGTAACTCTAGTGGTAGTATTATCGGCCTGTGCTGAATTAGGGAACTTACAATTGGGAAGGTGGATTCACCAGTACATAGAAGAGAAATTGCGAATCAGAACCCAGCCATTGTTGGTGTTTCTGTACAATGCACTCATACACATGTATGCAAGCTGTGGTGTAATTGATGAAGcctataaaatattcaaagacaTGCCAGAGAGGAGTACTGTTTCTTGGACAAGTATCATCACTGGGTTTGCAAAACAGGGGCGTGGGGAAAAAGCTCTTCGTGTCTTTCAACTAATGCTAAGTTCTGGAGCGAGGCCTGATGAGATAACATTCGTTGGGGCTCTGTGTGCTTGCAGCCATGCTGGATTTGTCAATGAGGGCCGTCATATTTTCAAGTCTATGACTCAAACTTGGGGAATCAACCCAAGGATTGAGCACTATGGTTGCATGGTTGATCTATTGAGTCGTGCTGGTTTCTTAGATGAAGCATATAGACTTATAGAAACCATGCCCATAAAGCCAAATTATGCTGTGTGGGGTGCTCTCCTGGGTGGTTGCCGGCTTCACAAGAATTCTGAGCTTGCATCAAAAGTTTCTCAAAAATTAACGGCCGAACTTCACCCTGATCAAGCTGCAGGCTATCTTGTGCTGTTATCACATGTATTTGCTGATGCTAAAAAATGGCTAGACGTTGCTGCTGTGAGGCATAAGATGGTTGAGATGGGTGTGAGAAAGCCTCCCGGTCGAAGCTGGGTTCAAATAAATGGAGTTATTCATGATTTTGTCGCAGGTGACAGTACCCATAAGCATGCACCTATGATCTATAAGATGCTAGGTGTAATCACTTGGCAAACCCAGTGTGAAGGCTACAAACCAGAGAAATCATATGCGTTGTCATATGTTGAAGATTGA
- the LOC107419192 gene encoding NEP1-interacting protein-like 2 isoform X2, which yields MDIGGGFEGCGIVKRVARLIVSVITGTVILLFALAGCFTGAIAGAFAGKASDSGVLRGAGLGAVAGAVLSVEIFEASRAYLFLDRSGSRTSSSMVSFTNISYDDIHDVYGGVVSRGLSVDVLNKLPSHQILEESDAAQSICCTICLQDLEVGEIARCLPRCNHSFHLACVDKWLVRHGSCPLCRQYV from the exons ATGGATATCGGTGGTGGTTTTGAAGGGTGTGGAATTGTCAAACGTGTTGCACGCTTGATTGTCTCCGTCATTACTGGCACTGTGATTCTTCTCTTTGCTCTCG CTGGATGTTTTACCGGAGCTATTGCTGGTGCTTTTGCTGGTAAGGCTTCCGATAGTGGTGTTCTCCGGGGAGCTGGACTGGGTGCTGTTGCTGGGGCTGTACTTTCTGTTGAGATTTTTGAGGCTTCCCGAGCTTACTTGTTTCTGGATCGATCTGGCTCACGAACCTCATCATCCATG GTTAGCTTTACCAATATTAGTTATGACGACATTCATGATGTTTACGGGGGAGTTGTATCTAGAGGGTTGTCAGTGGATGTGTTGAACAAACTGCCAAGTCATCAGATTTTGGAAGAAAGTGATGCGGCTCAGAGTATCTGCTGTACAATATGTTTGCAG GACCTAGAAGTAGGAGAGATTGCAAGGTGCTTGCCACGGTGTAACCATTCATTTCACTTGGCATGTGTGGATAAGTGGCTAGTAAGACATGGTTCATGTCCTTTATGCAGACAGTATGTGTAG